The following are encoded in a window of Cycloclasticus pugetii PS-1 genomic DNA:
- the secD gene encoding protein translocase subunit SecD, which yields MTNHFPAWKNLMIIMALVVAIIYALPNLYGEDPSVQISPLRGAVINSSVLADVKDQLAQNGVALLKGELNDSQILLRFKHSNDQLKAVDIIKSVLGNNYVVALNLAPTTPQWLRSLNAAPMYLGLDLRGGVHFLLEVDMQAAEKQAVDRGAADFRQYLRENKLRYLSVMVNGHNVGIKFRNQQIHDEAISKLESQFRTWDFKPEVSESSTPTLTATMSDDELMDVRNYAVQQNIITLKNRVNELGVAEPVIQRQGESRIVVELPGVQDTARAKEILGATATLEYHLVDTQNSVSSALAGRVPIGSKLYNRRDGGQILLKKQVIVTGNEIVDASSGIEGDTGSAMVSVSLDGPGGKKMSKTTRENIGKPMAVVFIENRTDIKMVNGEPVRYKTVVEEVINVATIRGHFSNRFQTTGLDNSAEARDLALLLRAGALAAPIDIVEERTVGPSLGQDNIDKGFNSVMIGFVLVLIFMAIYYKTFGLFADVALAFNLVFIVAVLSLLQATLTLPGIAGIVLTVGMAVDANVLIFERIKEEIKNGNSPQASIAAGYDKAFSTIADANITTLIAAIILFGFGTGPIKGFAITLSIGILTSMFTAIIGTRALVNVTFGSRQIEKLKI from the coding sequence ATGACGAATCATTTTCCTGCTTGGAAGAACTTAATGATAATAATGGCGTTAGTTGTTGCTATTATTTACGCACTACCAAATCTTTACGGTGAAGACCCTTCTGTACAAATTTCGCCTTTGCGTGGTGCGGTCATCAACAGTTCTGTTTTAGCTGATGTAAAAGATCAGCTAGCACAAAATGGTGTTGCCTTATTAAAAGGTGAGTTGAATGACAGCCAAATTTTGTTGCGCTTCAAGCATTCGAATGATCAACTTAAGGCGGTTGATATTATTAAGTCGGTCTTAGGGAATAACTATGTTGTGGCTCTTAATTTGGCGCCAACAACCCCTCAATGGTTGCGTTCGTTAAATGCAGCGCCTATGTATTTAGGCTTGGATTTAAGAGGTGGTGTGCATTTCTTACTGGAAGTGGATATGCAAGCTGCTGAGAAGCAAGCAGTAGACCGTGGTGCGGCTGATTTTCGCCAATATTTGCGCGAAAATAAATTGCGTTATCTAAGCGTTATGGTCAATGGCCACAATGTTGGTATTAAATTTAGAAACCAACAGATTCATGACGAGGCGATCAGCAAATTGGAGTCTCAGTTCCGTACTTGGGACTTTAAGCCTGAAGTTAGCGAGTCCTCAACGCCCACCTTAACGGCAACGATGTCAGATGATGAGTTAATGGACGTAAGAAACTATGCTGTTCAGCAAAATATCATTACGTTAAAAAATCGTGTTAATGAGTTAGGTGTTGCAGAGCCTGTTATTCAAAGACAGGGTGAAAGCCGTATTGTTGTTGAATTACCTGGTGTCCAGGACACGGCTCGTGCAAAAGAGATTTTAGGTGCAACCGCAACACTTGAGTATCATCTGGTTGATACGCAAAATTCAGTGTCATCTGCATTAGCTGGAAGAGTGCCGATTGGTTCTAAGTTATATAACCGTCGAGATGGTGGCCAAATCCTGTTGAAAAAACAGGTTATTGTGACCGGTAATGAGATTGTAGATGCTTCATCAGGGATAGAAGGTGATACAGGCTCCGCAATGGTTTCTGTGTCATTAGATGGTCCGGGTGGTAAAAAAATGAGCAAAACCACACGAGAAAATATTGGTAAACCAATGGCGGTTGTATTTATTGAAAATAGAACCGATATAAAAATGGTTAACGGCGAGCCGGTACGCTACAAAACAGTCGTCGAGGAAGTGATTAATGTGGCGACCATTCGTGGGCACTTTAGTAACCGTTTTCAAACAACAGGCTTAGATAATTCAGCTGAAGCACGTGATCTAGCTTTATTATTAAGAGCAGGTGCCTTGGCTGCGCCGATTGATATTGTTGAAGAGCGCACGGTTGGGCCAAGCCTAGGGCAAGATAATATTGATAAAGGCTTCAATTCTGTGATGATTGGTTTTGTTTTAGTCTTAATTTTTATGGCTATTTATTACAAGACATTCGGCCTTTTTGCCGATGTGGCCTTGGCCTTTAATCTGGTTTTTATCGTTGCTGTATTGTCACTCTTGCAAGCCACGTTAACGCTGCCTGGAATTGCCGGCATTGTGCTAACAGTGGGGATGGCGGTAGATGCTAATGTGCTAATTTTTGAGCGCATTAAAGAGGAGATTAAAAATGGAAACTCACCTCAAGCTAGTATTGCGGCGGGCTACGATAAAGCCTTTTCTACCATTGCGGATGCAAATATCACGACATTGATTGCCGCGATTATCCTTTTCGGTTTTGGTACAGGGCCTATTAAAGGTTTCGCTATTACCTTAAGTATCGGTATTTTAACCTCTATGTTCACCGCTATTATTGGTACGCGTGCATTAGTCAATGTGACTTTTGGTAGTCGTCAAATAGAAAAACTGAAGATTTAA
- a CDS encoding inositol monophosphatase family protein: MHPMLNIAIRAARQAGDIIIRSADSIDTLKITIKNQNDYATEIDRRAEEEIINILLSAYPDHGVLAEESGYLNQDAEYIWIIDPLDGTTNFIHGFPHYAVSIALKRGDTVEQAVIYDPVRQDLFTATRGKGAMLNNRRLRVGRQRKIEGSFLGTGFPFKNDKDIEPYLDIFRDIFSSTSGVRRAGAASLDLAYVAAGKLDGFFEIGLKPWDFAAGVLLIQEAGGVVSDFSNNHDFHKTGNIVCGNPKMHQALLNKITPHAEKVINS; encoded by the coding sequence ATGCACCCAATGTTAAATATTGCCATTAGGGCAGCAAGGCAAGCAGGCGATATTATAATACGTTCAGCTGACTCAATTGACACACTTAAGATAACTATTAAAAATCAAAATGATTACGCCACAGAAATTGACCGGCGTGCTGAAGAAGAAATTATTAATATCTTATTAAGTGCTTATCCCGATCACGGTGTTTTAGCCGAAGAATCTGGCTATCTAAATCAAGACGCTGAATATATTTGGATTATAGACCCTCTTGATGGAACCACGAATTTTATACACGGTTTTCCGCATTATGCGGTATCTATTGCTTTAAAAAGAGGCGATACCGTAGAGCAAGCCGTAATTTACGACCCTGTTCGTCAAGACCTATTTACTGCAACACGTGGTAAAGGGGCAATGCTGAACAACAGACGTCTTCGTGTTGGCCGACAACGAAAAATCGAAGGTTCATTTCTAGGCACTGGCTTCCCTTTTAAGAACGATAAAGATATTGAACCTTACCTCGATATCTTTCGTGATATTTTCTCTTCCACCTCTGGTGTTAGACGTGCAGGAGCTGCTTCTTTAGATTTAGCTTATGTAGCTGCTGGAAAACTAGATGGTTTTTTTGAAATCGGTCTAAAACCTTGGGATTTTGCTGCTGGCGTCTTACTCATTCAAGAGGCTGGTGGTGTTGTTAGTGATTTTTCTAATAATCACGATTTCCACAAAACAGGTAACATTGTTTGTGGCAACCCTAAAATGCATCAGGCCTTATTAAACAAAATTACACCGCATGCAGAAAAAGTAATTAACAGTTAA
- the cysE gene encoding serine O-acetyltransferase, with product MFNQLKEDINIVFDRDPAARSKIEVIMTYPGFHALLLHRLNHWLWGVNLKFISRFIAYFSRWLTGIEIHPGAVIGKRFFIDHGMGVVVGETAVIGDDCTLYHGVTLGGTSWKKGKRHPTLGNGVVVGAGAKVLGPIEIGDNARIGSNAVVVRSVSADTTIVGIPGRVATTDSVKPSPEQEEMAKKIGFDAYGASQELPDPVAVAINSMLEHIHTMDKEMERMCHEIKSLGGGMDDRSVEEINSEPVDDGTGSTCPEARAKEG from the coding sequence ATGTTTAACCAATTAAAAGAAGATATTAATATAGTTTTTGACAGGGATCCTGCGGCACGTAGCAAAATTGAAGTGATCATGACCTACCCCGGGTTTCATGCGCTCCTGCTTCATCGCTTAAATCATTGGCTGTGGGGAGTGAATTTAAAATTTATTTCTCGTTTTATCGCTTATTTTTCACGCTGGTTAACCGGTATAGAAATACATCCTGGTGCGGTGATAGGCAAGCGTTTTTTTATTGATCACGGAATGGGCGTCGTGGTTGGCGAAACAGCTGTTATTGGTGATGATTGTACGCTCTATCATGGGGTGACCTTAGGTGGTACGAGTTGGAAAAAGGGTAAGCGACACCCTACGCTAGGTAATGGTGTGGTCGTAGGTGCTGGTGCTAAAGTGCTGGGGCCGATAGAGATAGGTGATAATGCCAGGATTGGCTCTAATGCGGTTGTTGTTAGATCGGTGTCTGCTGACACCACAATCGTCGGTATACCCGGTCGTGTTGCAACCACTGATTCTGTTAAACCAAGCCCTGAGCAAGAAGAGATGGCTAAAAAAATTGGTTTTGACGCATACGGCGCCTCTCAAGAACTACCTGACCCAGTGGCGGTAGCTATTAATAGTATGTTGGAGCATATCCACACAATGGATAAAGAAATGGAACGCATGTGCCATGAAATAAAATCATTGGGTGGTGGAATGGATGATCGGTCGGTCGAAGAAATTAACAGTGAACCAGTTGATGATGGAACAGGTTCTACTTGTCCAGAAGCGCGAGCTAAAGAAGGCTAG
- the yajC gene encoding preprotein translocase subunit YajC, with the protein MLDFLVSNAIAADTAAATQEAAAPGFEGLLFPIALIVIFYFLLIRPQQKRNKEHKQLVAGAKKGDEIVTNGGLLGKITEVDDHFITLEIAPNTSVQVMKTSISTVMPKGTYASAGKAKK; encoded by the coding sequence ATGTTAGATTTTTTAGTTTCAAACGCCATCGCAGCAGATACCGCAGCCGCAACTCAAGAAGCAGCAGCACCAGGGTTCGAAGGATTACTTTTTCCAATTGCGTTAATTGTTATTTTTTACTTTCTTTTAATTCGTCCTCAACAAAAGCGTAATAAAGAACACAAGCAACTTGTTGCAGGCGCTAAGAAAGGCGACGAAATTGTAACCAATGGTGGTTTGCTGGGTAAAATTACAGAAGTGGATGATCATTTTATTACACTTGAAATTGCGCCTAATACATCGGTTCAAGTGATGAAGACTTCAATTTCAACGGTAATGCCTAAAGGCACATACGCATCTGCTGGAAAAGCAAAAAAATAA
- the tgt gene encoding tRNA guanosine(34) transglycosylase Tgt translates to MKFNLLNTDAKARRARLTFDRGTIETPAFMPVGTYGTVKAMAPEELLDTGAEIVLGNTFHLMLRPGVEVIEAHGDLHDFMNWQKPILTDSGGFQVFSLDEMRKITEKGVHFRSPVDGRKVFMGPEESMQVQRQLGSDIVMIFDECTPYPATEEEARISMELSLRWAKRSKDAHGDNPSALFGIVQGGMYENLRDRSLEALKQIDFDGFAIGGLSVGEPKDDRERVLEHIVPAMPSDKPRYLMGVGKPEDIVEAVLKGIDMFDCVMPTRNARNGYLFTRKGLVKIRNEKYQFDTKPVDEACECYTCKNYSRSYLRHLDKCKEILGSRLNTIHNLHYYQDLMRGLRQAIEQERLLEFVDDFYEQQGKTRDAVA, encoded by the coding sequence ATGAAATTTAATTTATTAAATACCGATGCTAAGGCCCGCCGTGCACGTTTAACGTTTGACCGCGGTACTATTGAAACCCCCGCTTTTATGCCCGTAGGCACGTACGGTACGGTTAAAGCAATGGCACCAGAGGAGTTATTAGACACCGGTGCTGAAATAGTGCTCGGTAATACGTTTCACTTAATGTTGCGTCCGGGTGTGGAGGTTATTGAAGCGCATGGTGACTTGCATGACTTCATGAACTGGCAAAAGCCTATTTTGACTGACTCCGGTGGCTTTCAAGTATTTAGCTTGGATGAAATGCGTAAAATTACAGAGAAGGGTGTTCATTTTCGTTCCCCGGTGGATGGCCGAAAAGTATTTATGGGGCCTGAAGAGTCAATGCAAGTGCAACGGCAATTAGGCTCGGATATTGTAATGATTTTTGACGAATGTACACCGTACCCAGCCACTGAAGAAGAAGCGCGTATATCTATGGAGTTATCGCTACGCTGGGCCAAGCGAAGTAAAGATGCTCATGGCGATAACCCTTCGGCTTTATTTGGTATTGTTCAAGGAGGTATGTATGAAAATTTACGTGATAGGTCATTAGAAGCGCTGAAGCAAATTGATTTTGATGGCTTTGCGATTGGCGGTTTGTCTGTTGGTGAGCCTAAAGACGACCGTGAGCGAGTTTTGGAACATATTGTTCCGGCTATGCCCAGTGATAAACCGCGCTATTTGATGGGCGTGGGTAAACCCGAAGATATTGTTGAAGCGGTGTTAAAAGGCATTGATATGTTTGATTGTGTTATGCCAACACGGAATGCACGTAATGGTTATTTGTTTACCCGTAAAGGCTTAGTGAAAATAAGAAATGAAAAGTATCAATTTGATACCAAGCCAGTTGATGAGGCATGTGAGTGTTATACCTGTAAGAATTATTCGCGTTCCTACTTGCGACATTTAGATAAGTGTAAAGAGATTTTAGGCTCGCGTTTAAATACGATTCATAACCTTCATTATTATCAAGACTTGATGCGTGGCTTACGTCAGGCTATTGAGCAAGAGCGCTTGTTAGAATTTGTGGATGATTTTTATGAGCAGCAAGGCAAAACACGAGATGCTGTGGCATAA
- a CDS encoding cysteine desulfurase family protein, giving the protein MIYFDNNATSPIDPLVFEAMEPFLTTFYGNPSSLHRHGRVVKTAIEQARQQVANLVNVSAEQVIFTSGGTEANNLCISAAVCSNKQHLLLGATEHPSVVEPIRQLSKKGFFFDQLAVDDNGLISIDTLKRGLSEDTGLVSIMQANNETGVLQNIAPLAALAKEKGAIVHTDAVQSVGKIPVDFNALGVNLMSISGHKIYGPKGVGAVIHDKKTSLMPMLYGGGQEMNIRPGTENAAAIIGFGRAAELAQQTLDNRSRHLLALQQALEAGVKGIEGVRVVASDVDRLPNTSQLLIESVDGEMLLMQLDQKGVAISSGSACSSNSKSPSAVLTAMGVPDKRALSAIRVSLGQQNTQQEVAEFVSILKSVVTQSA; this is encoded by the coding sequence ATGATTTATTTTGATAATAACGCGACATCGCCGATAGATCCTCTTGTTTTTGAAGCGATGGAGCCATTCTTAACGACCTTTTATGGTAACCCTTCCAGTTTGCACAGACACGGGCGGGTGGTTAAAACAGCGATTGAACAAGCAAGGCAACAAGTGGCTAACCTTGTTAATGTGAGTGCTGAGCAAGTTATTTTTACCAGTGGTGGAACCGAGGCAAATAATCTTTGTATCTCAGCGGCTGTTTGTTCGAACAAACAACACCTTTTATTGGGCGCTACAGAGCACCCTTCTGTGGTTGAGCCAATACGCCAGTTATCAAAAAAAGGTTTCTTTTTTGATCAATTAGCCGTTGATGATAATGGCCTGATCTCAATAGATACACTAAAACGTGGTCTTAGCGAGGACACTGGCCTAGTGAGTATTATGCAGGCTAATAATGAAACTGGTGTGCTTCAAAATATAGCACCATTAGCTGCGTTGGCTAAAGAAAAGGGTGCTATTGTTCATACGGATGCGGTTCAATCAGTTGGTAAAATACCCGTTGATTTTAATGCATTGGGTGTCAATTTAATGTCTATATCAGGTCATAAAATTTATGGCCCAAAAGGTGTTGGCGCGGTTATTCACGATAAAAAAACGTCGTTAATGCCTATGCTTTATGGTGGTGGGCAAGAAATGAATATTAGGCCCGGTACTGAAAATGCTGCGGCTATTATTGGTTTTGGGCGAGCAGCTGAGTTAGCCCAACAAACGCTGGATAATCGCTCTAGGCACTTGTTAGCTCTTCAGCAAGCATTAGAAGCAGGGGTTAAAGGCATTGAAGGGGTGAGGGTAGTTGCTTCAGATGTTGACCGTCTACCCAATACAAGTCAATTGCTTATTGAATCGGTTGATGGGGAAATGCTTTTGATGCAGCTTGACCAAAAAGGCGTGGCAATCTCAAGTGGTTCAGCCTGTTCAAGCAATAGTAAAAGCCCAAGCGCCGTATTAACGGCGATGGGCGTGCCCGATAAGCGAGCCCTAAGTGCTATTCGTGTAAGTTTGGGGCAACAAAACACTCAACAAGAAGTAGCAGAGTTTGTTTCAATCTTAAAGTCGGTTGTGACTCAGTCGGCTTGA
- a CDS encoding RNA methyltransferase, with amino-acid sequence MKVDENNEILSNIRIVLVQTSHPGNIGATARAMKNMGLSDLALVNPKIFPSSEATSRASGADDILATANVYNSLKEALEPCELVLGASARIRHLGWSEVGPKKGSELAIASAKNAKVALVFGRENSGLTNEELELCQHLLHIPTNPNFSSLNVASAVQVLCYEVYSAVIGEQVIESPDVEDRPATSQEFEGFFEHLLKTLEKTDFLQLYKTKRLQQRIRRIFYRSELNRTEVNILRGVLTAINNKIDGIKKA; translated from the coding sequence TTGAAAGTCGATGAAAATAACGAAATATTGTCAAATATAAGGATTGTGTTGGTACAAACTTCACATCCTGGGAATATAGGCGCAACAGCGCGGGCCATGAAAAATATGGGGCTTAGTGATTTAGCCTTAGTTAACCCTAAAATATTTCCGAGTTCTGAGGCCACCTCACGTGCGTCTGGTGCCGATGATATTTTGGCAACAGCAAATGTTTATAATAGTTTAAAAGAAGCCTTGGAGCCGTGTGAGTTAGTCTTGGGGGCTAGCGCTAGAATTAGGCATTTGGGTTGGTCAGAGGTTGGCCCTAAAAAAGGCAGTGAATTGGCCATTGCATCGGCAAAGAATGCAAAGGTTGCGTTGGTGTTTGGCCGAGAAAACTCCGGGCTCACGAATGAAGAGTTGGAATTGTGTCAGCACTTATTACATATTCCAACTAATCCAAATTTTAGTTCATTAAACGTTGCATCTGCTGTGCAAGTGTTATGTTATGAGGTGTATTCAGCAGTGATAGGTGAACAGGTAATTGAATCACCTGATGTTGAAGATAGGCCTGCAACCAGCCAAGAGTTTGAAGGTTTTTTTGAGCACCTTTTAAAGACGCTTGAGAAAACAGATTTTCTACAGCTCTATAAAACTAAAAGGCTGCAACAACGCATCAGGCGTATTTTTTACCGTTCTGAACTTAATCGAACAGAGGTGAATATCCTACGTGGCGTGTTAACGGCAATCAATAATAAGATAGATGGAATCAAAAAAGCCTAA
- the secF gene encoding protein translocase subunit SecF, with protein MSNQHTIKIDFLSKRKIALIFSTLLIIVSIASLATMGLKKGIDFTGGTLVELSFPEAVELESLRNLLTEANFSGAVVQHFGSSKEVLIRLLPNDALNTAALSNKVLAAVNENFSQQGELRRAEFVGPQVGEELQEDGGLALLYALICILIYVAIRFEYRFGLGSVAALAHDVIITLGFFSVFQFEFDLTVLAAILAIIGYSLNDTIVVFDRVRENFRTLRKGSPVDVVNISLNQTFTRTVMTSLTTLLVLMALFVLGGEIIHDFALALIVGVLIGTYSSIYVASPITLALGVTKEDLMVVKVDQDELDKIP; from the coding sequence ATGAGTAATCAACATACAATCAAGATTGATTTTCTAAGTAAACGTAAAATAGCGCTTATTTTTTCTACTCTATTAATTATTGTTTCTATCGCTTCTTTAGCGACCATGGGGTTAAAAAAAGGGATTGATTTTACTGGTGGAACGTTGGTAGAGCTTAGCTTTCCCGAAGCAGTTGAGCTGGAAAGTTTAAGGAATTTGTTAACAGAGGCTAATTTTAGTGGCGCTGTGGTACAACATTTTGGTTCATCAAAAGAAGTGCTCATCCGCTTATTACCAAATGATGCGTTAAATACTGCAGCGTTAAGTAATAAGGTGTTGGCTGCGGTGAATGAGAATTTCTCACAACAAGGTGAGTTAAGACGGGCAGAATTTGTTGGCCCACAAGTTGGTGAAGAGTTACAAGAAGATGGCGGTTTGGCACTATTATATGCCTTAATCTGTATCCTGATTTATGTCGCTATTCGCTTTGAATATCGCTTTGGCTTAGGCTCTGTGGCGGCACTGGCGCACGACGTTATTATTACCCTTGGTTTCTTTTCTGTTTTTCAGTTTGAATTTGATTTAACAGTACTGGCGGCTATTTTAGCGATTATTGGTTATTCATTGAACGATACTATTGTTGTGTTTGATCGTGTAAGAGAAAACTTTAGAACATTGCGAAAAGGCTCACCGGTTGATGTTGTTAATATCTCGTTAAACCAGACGTTTACTCGAACCGTGATGACCTCGCTAACAACTTTGTTAGTGTTAATGGCATTGTTTGTTTTAGGTGGTGAAATTATTCATGACTTTGCACTTGCGCTGATTGTTGGCGTGTTAATTGGTACCTATTCTTCTATTTATGTTGCTAGCCCCATAACGCTTGCCTTGGGAGTGACGAAAGAAGACCTGATGGTTGTTAAGGTTGATCAAGATGAGTTAGATAAAATTCCTTGA